A single region of the Longimicrobium sp. genome encodes:
- a CDS encoding NAD(P)/FAD-dependent oxidoreductase: MSHIGIIGAGISGLVTAKTFLEDGHDVTVFEKDDEVGGVWTRSRRYPGVTTQNPRDTYAFSDFPMPAGYPDWPAGEQVQAYLAAYADRFGVTPRLRLGTRVDEARPRAGGRGWTLRATRLADGREETHDVDWLVVCNGTFSDPFVPDTPGREEFEAAGGRVLHSTQFHDAAEVTGKRVVVVGQAKSASDAACAAVGHAARTTLLFRRAHWKVPKFFFGFLHLKYVLATRFSEDLFRYRRLKGFERVLHGPGRPFVWLFWRGIERVLRATFRLDRNGLAPDAPIEDMVSCMLSLASGGIYDHVNAGRLQARKGAIRRLAPGAAELEDGGRVEADVVVFGTGFRQGVPFLDEEVRGRLLGPEGNFRLHRNILPPDVPRLGFVGYNSSLFSQLTSEVGARWLAEHVRGDLALPPRAEMEREIDARWEWLKAERPLGLARGTCVVPFTLHYLDELLEDLGARTWRTRNRLKEYLMPLDPGVYADLRAELEARRLRRRVPREPALARGEKVGGKGG; encoded by the coding sequence ATGTCCCATATCGGCATCATCGGCGCAGGCATCAGCGGCCTCGTCACGGCCAAGACGTTCCTGGAAGACGGGCACGACGTCACCGTCTTCGAGAAGGACGACGAGGTGGGCGGGGTGTGGACTCGCTCGCGGCGCTACCCGGGCGTCACCACGCAGAACCCGCGCGACACCTACGCCTTCTCCGACTTCCCCATGCCGGCCGGCTACCCCGACTGGCCCGCCGGCGAGCAGGTGCAGGCGTACCTGGCGGCGTACGCGGACCGCTTCGGGGTGACGCCCCGCCTGCGCCTGGGCACCCGCGTGGACGAGGCGCGCCCCCGCGCCGGCGGCCGCGGCTGGACGCTGCGCGCGACGCGGCTGGCGGACGGGCGCGAGGAGACGCACGACGTCGACTGGCTGGTGGTCTGCAACGGCACCTTCAGCGACCCGTTCGTCCCCGACACGCCGGGGCGGGAGGAGTTCGAGGCCGCGGGCGGGCGGGTGCTGCACTCGACGCAGTTCCACGACGCGGCGGAGGTGACGGGAAAGCGCGTCGTCGTGGTGGGCCAGGCCAAGTCGGCCTCGGACGCGGCGTGCGCGGCCGTGGGACACGCGGCCCGGACCACCCTGCTCTTCCGCCGCGCGCACTGGAAGGTGCCGAAGTTCTTCTTCGGCTTCCTGCACCTGAAGTACGTGCTGGCCACGCGCTTCAGCGAGGACCTCTTCCGCTACCGGCGGCTCAAGGGGTTCGAGCGCGTCCTGCACGGCCCGGGGCGCCCCTTCGTCTGGCTCTTCTGGCGCGGGATCGAGCGGGTGCTGCGCGCCACCTTCCGCCTGGACCGGAACGGCCTGGCCCCCGACGCGCCGATCGAGGACATGGTGAGCTGCATGCTGAGCCTGGCGTCGGGCGGCATCTACGACCACGTGAACGCGGGGCGCCTGCAGGCGAGGAAGGGGGCGATCCGCCGCCTGGCTCCCGGCGCCGCGGAGCTGGAGGACGGCGGCCGCGTGGAGGCCGACGTGGTGGTGTTCGGCACCGGCTTCCGGCAGGGGGTGCCGTTCCTGGACGAGGAGGTGCGCGGCCGCCTGCTGGGCCCGGAGGGGAACTTCCGCCTGCACCGCAACATCCTGCCGCCGGACGTGCCGCGGCTGGGGTTCGTGGGCTACAACTCGAGCCTCTTCTCGCAGCTCACCAGCGAGGTGGGCGCGCGCTGGCTGGCCGAGCACGTGCGCGGCGACCTGGCGCTGCCACCGCGCGCGGAGATGGAGCGCGAGATCGACGCGCGGTGGGAGTGGCTCAAGGCCGAGCGGCCGCTGGGGCTGGCGCGCGGGACGTGCGTGGTCCCCTTCACCCTCCACTACCTGGACGAGCTGCTGGAGGACCTGGGGGCGCGGACCTGGCGCACGCGCAACCGGCTCAAGGAGTACCTGATGCCGCTGGACCCGGGCGTCTACGCGGACCTGCGCGCGGAGCTGGAGGCCCGGCGCCTGCGCCGGCGGGTGCCCCGCGAGCCGGCGCTCGCGCGGGGGGAGAAGGTCGGGGGCAAAGGCGGGTGA